One genomic region from Microcella humidisoli encodes:
- a CDS encoding MFS transporter yields the protein MTAPAAARRGHLVDLRPLRESPAFARMWAGAAITGIGSQMTIVAVGLDIYDRTASTLAVSLVAAFALGPMIIFGLYGGALADRFDRRRVALIAAIAAWGSTAAIAVYSWLGVPDIWPLYAFITVNSVAAVMVQIARQAMIPRLVRIELLPAAGALGGISAGVQLTVGPALAGLAVAYLGFSVTYTVDVVLFLAAFYGLYTLPAMIPDGERRRADLRSIVEGWRFLRVAPNIRASFVLDIVAMTFGNPRVLFPAIGALLIGGGAVTVGILSSAGAVGMLVLGLLSGRVAAVRAHGKGMVIAVAAYGASILLFGLLLLVTAVLPIDVGTDISEANIPALIVASVLLALSGAADSVSMIYRTTMIQAAVPDVMRGRLQGLFTVVVNGGPRVGDLYVGALSLTLLLWFPPLLGGLIIIVVCAVFLRVYRSLRDYDALDPQP from the coding sequence GTGACTGCTCCTGCCGCCGCGCGCCGCGGCCACCTCGTCGACCTGCGCCCGCTGCGCGAGAGCCCCGCCTTCGCCCGCATGTGGGCGGGAGCGGCGATCACGGGCATCGGCAGCCAGATGACGATCGTTGCCGTCGGCCTCGACATCTACGACCGCACCGCGTCGACCCTCGCCGTCTCGCTCGTCGCGGCCTTCGCGCTCGGGCCGATGATCATCTTCGGGCTCTACGGGGGCGCGCTCGCCGACCGCTTCGACCGGCGCCGCGTTGCCCTCATCGCGGCGATCGCAGCCTGGGGGTCGACCGCGGCCATCGCCGTGTACAGCTGGCTCGGCGTGCCCGACATCTGGCCGCTCTACGCCTTCATCACGGTCAACTCGGTCGCCGCCGTCATGGTGCAGATCGCCCGGCAGGCGATGATCCCCCGCCTCGTGCGCATCGAGCTGCTGCCCGCCGCGGGCGCGCTCGGCGGCATCAGCGCGGGCGTGCAGCTCACCGTCGGGCCCGCGCTCGCTGGGCTCGCCGTGGCCTACCTCGGCTTCAGCGTCACCTACACGGTCGACGTCGTGCTCTTCCTCGCCGCGTTCTACGGGCTCTACACGCTGCCCGCGATGATTCCCGACGGCGAGCGCCGCCGGGCCGACCTGCGCTCGATCGTCGAAGGATGGCGGTTCTTGCGGGTCGCGCCGAACATCCGCGCATCGTTCGTGCTCGACATCGTCGCCATGACCTTCGGCAACCCGCGCGTGCTCTTCCCCGCCATCGGCGCCCTCCTCATCGGCGGTGGCGCCGTCACCGTGGGCATCCTCTCGTCGGCCGGTGCGGTCGGGATGCTCGTGCTCGGTCTGCTGTCGGGCCGCGTCGCCGCCGTGCGCGCCCACGGCAAGGGCATGGTGATCGCGGTCGCGGCCTACGGCGCGAGCATCCTGCTGTTCGGGCTGCTGCTGCTCGTGACCGCGGTGCTGCCCATCGACGTGGGCACCGACATCAGCGAGGCCAACATTCCCGCCCTCATCGTGGCCTCGGTGCTGCTCGCGCTCTCGGGCGCGGCCGACTCGGTGAGCATGATCTACCGCACCACGATGATCCAGGCGGCCGTGCCCGACGTCATGCGCGGGCGGCTGCAGGGCCTCTTCACCGTCGTCGTCAACGGCGGGCCGCGCGTCGGCGACCTCTACGTCGGCGCGCTCAGCCTCACCCTGCTGCTGTGGTTCCCGCCCCTGCTCGGCGGGCTCATCATCATCGTCGTGTGCGCGGTCTTCCTGCGGGTGTACCGCAGCCTGCGCGACTACGACGCGCTCGACCCGCAGCCCTGA
- a CDS encoding SDR family oxidoreductase, whose protein sequence is MPRTALDTTVPNLTGRLAVVTGANSGLGFGLTGRLAAAGAEVVMAVRNREKGQRALDELQAQHPDAHLRLLDLDLASLASVRSAAQSLLDEDRAVDILINNAGIMAVPDRRETADGFELQFGSNHLGPFALTGLLLPALQRSEAPRVVSTSSIAANAGRWQWDNLQAEKSYSAWGAYGLSKLANLVFARELQRLSTLNGWGVTSIAAHPGGTATNLQTTGPRDGRPPSPAQQRRTARFMQGVNQGILPSLYAATSPSATPGGYYGPNGLFEVRGLPAPARLPRAARDATAAVLLWDASERLTGVRYAEIAETVSR, encoded by the coding sequence ATGCCCCGCACCGCCCTCGACACGACCGTTCCGAACCTGACGGGCCGCCTGGCCGTCGTCACGGGCGCCAACAGCGGCCTCGGTTTCGGACTCACCGGCCGCCTCGCCGCCGCGGGAGCCGAGGTCGTCATGGCCGTGCGCAACCGTGAGAAGGGGCAGCGGGCCCTCGATGAGCTGCAGGCGCAGCATCCGGATGCGCACCTGCGCCTGCTCGACCTCGACCTCGCCTCGCTCGCGAGCGTGCGCTCGGCCGCGCAGAGCCTGCTCGATGAGGATCGCGCGGTGGACATCCTGATCAACAACGCCGGCATCATGGCCGTGCCCGACCGCCGCGAGACGGCCGACGGCTTCGAGCTGCAGTTCGGCAGCAACCACCTCGGGCCGTTCGCGCTCACCGGCCTGCTGCTGCCGGCGCTGCAGCGCTCCGAGGCGCCGCGCGTCGTCTCGACGAGCAGCATCGCGGCGAACGCCGGCCGCTGGCAGTGGGACAACCTGCAGGCCGAGAAGAGCTACAGCGCCTGGGGTGCCTACGGGCTGTCGAAGCTCGCGAACCTCGTGTTCGCGCGCGAGCTGCAGCGCCTGAGCACGCTCAACGGCTGGGGCGTGACGAGCATCGCCGCGCATCCGGGCGGCACCGCAACGAACCTGCAGACCACCGGCCCGCGCGACGGCCGGCCGCCGAGCCCCGCGCAGCAGCGCCGCACGGCGCGCTTCATGCAGGGCGTCAACCAGGGGATCCTGCCCTCGCTCTACGCCGCGACGAGCCCCTCGGCCACGCCCGGCGGCTACTACGGACCGAACGGTCTGTTCGAAGTGCGCGGCCTGCCGGCGCCCGCGCGCCTGCCGCGCGCGGCGCGTGACGCGACCGCCGCGGTGCTGCTCTGGGACGCGTCGGAGCGGCTTACGGGTGTTCGGTATGCCGAAATTGCTGAGACAGTGTCTCGATAG
- a CDS encoding potassium channel family protein gives MTAIDHRRLAWEARTSSTLAVLGVLFLIAYSVYVLVVEPSDLLFAAILLVGLVSWVAFAVDMVARTALSDRGRRVRFLLTHPLDVLALFVPLFRALRVAGLLRYIPMLRGRSGAAVRGSVVAHALVYAVVYVYVIALATLQVERDAPDATITTFADAVWWAVVTLATVGYGDTYPVTGPGRFLAVLLMGGGIVIVGTASAIVVSYITERVGNQRAAATGGSEAQPSSSASSAA, from the coding sequence ATGACCGCGATCGATCACCGCCGCCTGGCCTGGGAGGCCCGCACCTCGTCGACCCTCGCCGTGCTCGGCGTGCTCTTCCTCATCGCGTACTCGGTCTACGTTCTCGTCGTCGAACCGTCTGATCTGCTCTTCGCGGCGATCCTGCTCGTCGGCCTCGTCAGCTGGGTGGCGTTCGCCGTCGACATGGTCGCGCGCACGGCGCTGAGCGACCGCGGGCGGCGCGTGCGCTTTCTACTAACCCACCCGCTCGACGTGCTCGCGCTCTTCGTGCCTCTCTTCCGCGCGCTGCGCGTCGCCGGCCTGCTGCGGTACATCCCCATGCTGCGCGGCCGCTCGGGCGCGGCCGTGCGCGGCTCGGTCGTCGCCCACGCGCTCGTCTACGCGGTCGTGTACGTCTACGTCATCGCGCTCGCGACCCTGCAGGTCGAGCGCGACGCCCCCGACGCCACCATCACCACCTTCGCCGACGCCGTGTGGTGGGCGGTCGTGACGCTCGCGACCGTCGGCTACGGCGACACCTACCCGGTGACCGGGCCGGGGCGTTTCCTCGCCGTGCTGCTCATGGGCGGCGGCATCGTCATCGTCGGCACCGCCTCGGCCATCGTCGTCTCGTACATCACCGAGCGGGTCGGAAACCAGCGGGCGGCGGCAACGGGCGGGAGCGAGGCTCAGCCGTCGAGCAGCGCGTCCTCGGCCGCGTAG
- a CDS encoding NAD-dependent epimerase/dehydratase family protein encodes MQKNALLVGGSGQIGSAAAHALLHAGWSVTIAHRGTRPLPAGLAENAASLPLDRADADALTAAARGHDLVLDCVAFTPGDVAPYAALAGEVGSLVVISTASVYLGTNGTWMDAATGDDDFPRFPVPVTEQHPIVTAEVEGYSPQKAAMERALLAVEGLPVTILRPGAIHGPGSPALREWYFIKRALDGRRRVPLIDRGESRFATSATAVIAELVRLAGEHPGRRVLNAVDEPAPTVLEIGQAVFAHLGHSAEFDLLPRGAGGPDSSVGQTPWSVPVPVVLSMQAAREQLGYVPLGSHRATIGPAIDGMLAAVADTDWRERFPGLTRYGAEAWFDYAAEDALLDG; translated from the coding sequence ATGCAGAAGAATGCTCTGCTCGTCGGGGGCTCGGGTCAGATCGGTTCAGCGGCCGCTCACGCGCTGCTGCACGCGGGCTGGAGCGTCACGATCGCCCACCGCGGCACCCGACCGCTGCCGGCGGGGCTGGCCGAGAACGCGGCGTCGCTGCCCCTCGATCGCGCGGATGCGGATGCCCTGACCGCCGCCGCGCGCGGCCACGATCTCGTGCTCGACTGCGTCGCCTTCACCCCCGGCGATGTCGCGCCCTACGCGGCTCTCGCCGGCGAGGTGGGATCGCTCGTCGTCATCTCGACGGCCTCGGTGTACCTCGGCACGAACGGCACGTGGATGGACGCGGCGACGGGCGACGACGACTTCCCGCGCTTCCCTGTGCCGGTCACCGAGCAGCATCCGATCGTGACCGCCGAGGTCGAGGGCTACTCGCCCCAGAAGGCGGCCATGGAGCGCGCGCTGCTCGCCGTCGAGGGCCTCCCCGTGACGATCCTGCGGCCGGGCGCCATCCACGGCCCCGGTTCGCCCGCCCTCCGCGAGTGGTACTTCATCAAGCGCGCCCTCGACGGCCGCCGCCGGGTGCCGCTCATCGATCGAGGCGAGAGCCGGTTCGCGACCTCGGCGACGGCCGTGATCGCCGAGCTCGTGCGGCTCGCGGGAGAGCATCCGGGCCGCCGCGTTCTCAACGCCGTCGACGAACCGGCCCCGACGGTGCTCGAGATCGGGCAGGCAGTCTTCGCGCACCTGGGCCACAGCGCCGAGTTCGACCTGCTGCCGCGCGGCGCGGGCGGGCCCGACAGCAGTGTCGGGCAGACGCCGTGGTCGGTGCCCGTGCCCGTCGTGCTGAGCATGCAGGCGGCCCGCGAGCAGCTCGGCTATGTGCCGCTCGGCAGCCACCGCGCGACGATCGGCCCTGCGATCGACGGGATGCTCGCGGCCGTCGCCGACACCGACTGGCGCGAGCGGTTCCCCGGCCTCACCCGCTACGGCGCCGAAGCCTGGTTCGACTACGCGGCCGAGGACGCGCTGCTCGACGGCTGA
- a CDS encoding alpha/beta hydrolase produces MTSTATGSARHRPAGRIRRRVRAIGLGALSALALVVLGFLIWANTPYRAERAPVIEVWANGSVEVQYLEEGILMTPVGDAVDLPANSTGLVFVPGARVEAHAYMFQLSGAVEQHGMTVLITEPTLNLAFFDTRSLAQFTTAAPEIDRWFVGGHSLGGVRACLMTPGSDAAGLVLFGSYCANDLSGSGLEVLSIAGENDALSTPAIIEQNAGMLPSDTRFVTIAGANHASFGDYGPQSGDGERTITSEQMRAELTALLGELLD; encoded by the coding sequence ATGACCTCCACCGCCACTGGTTCTGCCCGCCACCGCCCCGCCGGGCGCATCCGCCGCCGTGTGCGGGCGATCGGTCTGGGCGCGCTGTCGGCCCTCGCCCTCGTCGTGCTCGGCTTCCTCATCTGGGCGAACACGCCGTACCGCGCTGAGCGCGCTCCCGTCATCGAGGTGTGGGCGAACGGGAGCGTCGAGGTGCAGTACCTCGAGGAGGGCATTCTCATGACCCCGGTCGGCGACGCGGTCGACCTGCCCGCGAACTCGACGGGGCTCGTCTTCGTGCCGGGGGCGCGCGTCGAAGCGCACGCCTACATGTTCCAGCTCAGCGGCGCGGTCGAGCAGCACGGCATGACGGTGCTCATCACCGAGCCGACCCTCAACCTGGCGTTCTTCGACACGCGGTCGCTCGCGCAGTTCACGACCGCGGCGCCCGAGATCGATCGCTGGTTCGTGGGCGGGCACTCGCTCGGAGGCGTGCGGGCGTGCCTCATGACGCCGGGCTCCGATGCCGCCGGGCTCGTGCTCTTCGGCAGCTACTGCGCGAACGACCTGAGCGGCTCGGGCCTCGAGGTGCTGAGCATCGCGGGCGAGAACGACGCGCTGTCGACCCCCGCGATCATCGAGCAGAACGCCGGGATGCTGCCGTCCGACACCCGCTTCGTCACGATCGCGGGCGCGAACCATGCGAGCTTCGGCGACTACGGCCCGCAGTCAGGCGACGGCGAGCGCACGATCACGAGCGAGCAGATGCGCGCCGAGCTGACCGCCCTCCTCGGCGAGCTGCTCGACTAG
- a CDS encoding FBP domain-containing protein has translation MRELTADQIRASMVNASEAEIERMPLPGLHETVWADREYLGWRDPAGSPRGYIVHWVDDRPVGILVRAASTALRPGIGAMCSLCHTPQPSTQVVMFSAPRGGEAGRDGNSIGTYICADLACSIMIRIVPGTSELTLMRDELIARRSAGLQQRLENFTANILKTA, from the coding sequence ATGAGAGAGCTCACCGCCGACCAGATCCGCGCCAGCATGGTCAACGCCAGCGAGGCCGAGATCGAGCGGATGCCCCTGCCGGGCCTGCACGAGACCGTGTGGGCCGACCGGGAGTACCTGGGCTGGCGCGATCCGGCCGGTTCTCCCCGCGGCTACATCGTGCACTGGGTCGACGACCGCCCCGTCGGAATCCTCGTGCGGGCCGCGAGCACGGCGCTGCGCCCCGGCATCGGCGCGATGTGCTCGCTGTGCCACACCCCGCAGCCCTCGACCCAGGTGGTCATGTTCAGCGCGCCGCGCGGCGGCGAGGCCGGCCGTGACGGCAACTCGATCGGCACCTACATCTGCGCCGATCTGGCGTGCTCGATCATGATCCGCATCGTGCCGGGCACGAGCGAGCTGACCCTGATGCGCGACGAGCTCATCGCGCGCCGCAGCGCGGGCCTGCAGCAGCGCCTCGAGAACTTCACGGCGAACATCCTCAAGACCGCCTAA
- a CDS encoding MFS transporter: MPSLPRALRPFAVAQYRLLAIALVLSLFGTGVWIVAVVWQVIELDGTPVDLSIVATGGSIGLVLAVLFGGVAADRIPQKRILAAVETVKAASAAAIAVLALTDSLEVWHLAVVSLLLGVADGFFYPAYSAWLPALLPADDLLAANGIEGVLRPTLMQAAGPAAASAAIAILSPGLGFATVAVTQGAAAVLLVAMRTTPVRREADAEPVHALRAVWVDVRDGVRYMLRTRWLLATLLYSALLVLVIMGPIEVLLPFAVRDQTGGGAGAFALALAAFGIGGALGSIVVASMRLPRRYLTLMIAAWGLGCAPLVVIGLTDQLWVMVIALFVCGVLFSGATVVWGTLLQRRVPPEMLGRVSSLDFFVSLAFMPISMAIAGPVGELIGIPVAFLAAGIIPVVLAALTLLIARLGPDELAHPLTDAEVVVSTDTGPIVTGPGAASGRQRPVDEQNPAPGPAPSSAPSSAE, from the coding sequence ATGCCGTCGCTTCCCCGGGCGCTGCGACCGTTCGCGGTCGCACAGTACCGCCTGCTCGCCATCGCCCTCGTGCTCTCGCTGTTCGGCACGGGCGTGTGGATCGTCGCCGTGGTCTGGCAGGTCATCGAGCTCGACGGCACGCCCGTCGACCTGTCGATCGTCGCGACGGGCGGCAGCATCGGCCTGGTGCTCGCCGTGCTGTTCGGCGGGGTCGCCGCCGACCGCATCCCGCAGAAGCGCATCCTCGCGGCGGTCGAGACGGTCAAGGCCGCGTCGGCGGCGGCGATCGCCGTCCTCGCGCTCACAGACTCGCTCGAGGTCTGGCATCTCGCCGTCGTCTCGCTGCTGCTCGGCGTCGCCGACGGCTTCTTCTACCCCGCGTACTCGGCGTGGCTGCCCGCGCTCCTGCCGGCCGACGACCTGCTGGCCGCCAACGGCATCGAAGGCGTGCTGCGGCCCACGCTCATGCAGGCGGCAGGCCCCGCCGCGGCGAGTGCCGCCATCGCCATCCTGTCTCCCGGGCTCGGGTTCGCGACCGTCGCTGTCACCCAGGGTGCCGCGGCCGTGCTGCTCGTGGCCATGCGCACGACGCCCGTGCGGCGCGAGGCCGACGCCGAGCCCGTGCACGCGCTGCGGGCCGTGTGGGTCGACGTGCGCGACGGCGTTCGGTACATGCTGCGCACGCGCTGGCTGCTGGCGACGCTGCTGTACTCGGCGCTGCTCGTGCTCGTCATCATGGGGCCGATCGAGGTGCTGCTGCCCTTCGCGGTGCGCGATCAGACCGGCGGCGGCGCCGGCGCCTTCGCGCTCGCCCTCGCGGCCTTCGGCATCGGCGGAGCGCTCGGCTCGATCGTCGTCGCGTCGATGCGGCTGCCGCGCCGCTACCTCACCCTCATGATCGCGGCGTGGGGGCTCGGCTGCGCGCCGCTCGTCGTCATCGGCCTGACCGATCAGCTCTGGGTCATGGTCATCGCGCTCTTCGTGTGCGGTGTGCTGTTCTCCGGCGCCACGGTGGTGTGGGGCACCCTGCTGCAGCGCCGCGTGCCGCCCGAGATGCTCGGTCGCGTGTCGAGCCTCGACTTCTTCGTCTCGCTCGCCTTCATGCCCATCTCGATGGCGATCGCCGGACCGGTCGGCGAGCTCATCGGCATCCCCGTGGCATTCCTCGCCGCGGGCATCATCCCCGTCGTGCTCGCGGCCCTGACGCTCCTCATCGCGCGGCTCGGCCCGGATGAGCTCGCGCACCCGCTCACGGATGCCGAGGTCGTCGTCTCGACCGACACGGGACCGATCGTCACCGGACCGGGGGCGGCGAGCGGCCGCCAGCGCCCCGTCGACGAGCAGAACCCCGCACCCGGCCCCGCTCCGAGCTCCGCTCCGAGTTCCGCGGAGTAA
- a CDS encoding fasciclin domain-containing protein codes for MATIVETAVSAGSFTTLVAAVGAAGLVDTLNGEGPFTVFAPTDEAFAALPEGTVEGLLADIPTLTSILTFHVVPGAVHAADLTDGLKAATVNGAELTFDLTDGVKVNGATVVTADIVCDNGVIHVIDAVLLP; via the coding sequence ATGGCCACCATCGTCGAAACCGCCGTCAGCGCCGGATCGTTCACCACTCTCGTCGCCGCCGTCGGTGCTGCCGGCCTCGTCGACACGCTCAACGGAGAGGGCCCCTTCACGGTCTTCGCCCCCACCGACGAGGCGTTCGCCGCGCTGCCCGAGGGCACCGTCGAGGGCCTGCTCGCCGACATCCCGACCCTCACGTCGATCCTGACGTTCCACGTCGTGCCGGGTGCCGTGCACGCCGCCGACCTGACCGACGGCCTCAAGGCCGCCACGGTCAACGGCGCCGAGCTCACCTTCGACCTGACCGACGGCGTGAAGGTCAACGGCGCCACCGTCGTCACGGCCGACATCGTCTGCGACAACGGCGTCATCCACGTCATCGACGCGGTGCTCCTGCCGTAG
- a CDS encoding YceI family protein: MTTLTADTIPGYRTGTWTVDHAHTEIGFSVRHLAISKVKGVFESFDATVIAAENPLESSVTVTVDMASINTKNADRDAHLRTNDFFAIDEYPTLTFVSTGLRVEGDALLLDGELTLRGVTKPVTLTGEFGGIATDPYGNVKAAASGSTVISRSEFGVNWNAALETGGFLLGDDVTITIDAQFALQAD; encoded by the coding sequence GTGACCACTCTCACCGCCGACACGATCCCCGGCTACCGCACCGGAACCTGGACCGTCGACCACGCCCACACCGAGATCGGCTTCAGCGTGCGCCACCTCGCCATCAGCAAGGTCAAGGGCGTCTTCGAGTCGTTCGACGCGACCGTCATCGCCGCCGAGAACCCGCTCGAGTCGAGCGTGACCGTGACGGTCGACATGGCCTCGATCAACACCAAGAACGCCGACCGCGACGCGCACCTGCGCACCAACGACTTCTTCGCCATCGACGAGTACCCCACCCTGACCTTCGTGTCGACGGGCCTGCGGGTCGAGGGCGACGCCCTCCTGCTCGACGGCGAGCTCACCCTGCGCGGCGTCACCAAGCCCGTCACCCTCACGGGCGAGTTCGGCGGCATCGCGACCGACCCCTACGGCAACGTCAAGGCGGCCGCGAGCGGCAGTACCGTCATCAGCCGCAGCGAGTTCGGCGTCAACTGGAACGCCGCACTCGAGACCGGCGGCTTCCTGCTCGGTGACGACGTGACGATCACGATCGACGCGCAGTTCGCGCTGCAGGCCGACTAG
- a CDS encoding DUF7059 domain-containing protein, with amino-acid sequence MQRDRVDHLFPTTAHSVRPGVGLTRGVDAELTALLRADLLAAGYTVDRLRQLWGDEADAALARGDRVPAGRALRAIDESPAATLARLFVLGETVDDTALARALPALGTAGARALGLVDAGGRALLDLRPYTAIDAGGAVQWLVASDLGELALGGALPPDHVLGVGGASLTLAALIPTEPVDSVLDLGTGCGIQSLHAARHARRVVATDISARALERAALTLALNAVDAVELRQGDLFAPVAGERFDRIVSNPPFVITPRRAGVPVYEYRDGGRVGDAIVEQVVRGAAEHLTPGGTAHLLGNWEYHDAMGGDGLARVRRWIDEAGLDGWVVERERQSPAEYAATWIRDGGTRVGSPEYEQLAAEWLDDFAARGVTAVGFGYVVLRRPVGPDAVRLLRTEVLGSPLGGTPTGIGDHLLAGLRAHDRIAALDDAELETLRLEVAPDVTEERHYWPGEENPTVIRLRQGGGFARTIDADAALAGLVGASDGDLTVGEIVGALADLLEVDEGALRAQLLPQVRELVVTGLLSPATGSPAAG; translated from the coding sequence ATGCAACGCGACCGCGTCGACCATCTATTCCCCACCACCGCACATTCCGTCCGTCCCGGCGTGGGGTTGACTAGAGGGGTGGATGCCGAGCTCACCGCCCTCCTGCGCGCCGACCTGCTCGCCGCCGGGTACACGGTCGACCGGCTGCGGCAGCTGTGGGGCGACGAGGCCGACGCGGCCCTCGCGCGCGGCGACCGCGTGCCGGCGGGTCGGGCACTCCGGGCGATCGACGAGTCGCCCGCGGCGACGCTCGCCCGGCTCTTCGTGCTCGGCGAGACCGTGGATGACACGGCGCTCGCGCGGGCCTTGCCCGCCCTCGGCACGGCGGGGGCCCGCGCGCTCGGGCTCGTCGACGCGGGCGGCCGAGCGCTGCTCGACCTCCGGCCCTACACGGCCATCGACGCCGGGGGAGCCGTGCAGTGGCTCGTCGCCTCCGACCTCGGTGAGCTCGCCCTCGGCGGCGCGCTGCCGCCCGACCACGTGCTCGGCGTCGGCGGGGCCTCGCTGACGCTCGCGGCGCTCATCCCGACCGAGCCGGTCGACTCGGTGCTCGACCTCGGCACCGGCTGCGGCATCCAGTCGCTGCACGCCGCCCGGCACGCGCGTCGCGTCGTGGCCACCGACATCTCGGCGCGCGCTCTCGAGCGCGCGGCGTTGACGCTCGCGCTCAACGCCGTCGACGCGGTCGAGCTGCGGCAGGGCGACCTGTTCGCGCCCGTCGCGGGGGAGCGCTTCGACCGCATCGTCAGCAATCCGCCGTTCGTCATCACGCCGCGGCGCGCGGGCGTTCCCGTGTACGAGTACCGCGACGGCGGCCGCGTCGGCGACGCGATCGTCGAGCAGGTCGTGCGCGGCGCGGCCGAGCACCTGACCCCCGGCGGCACGGCGCACCTGCTCGGCAACTGGGAGTACCACGACGCGATGGGCGGCGACGGCCTGGCCCGCGTGCGCCGCTGGATCGACGAGGCGGGTCTCGACGGCTGGGTCGTCGAGCGCGAGCGGCAGAGCCCGGCCGAGTACGCGGCCACCTGGATCCGCGACGGCGGCACGCGCGTCGGCAGCCCCGAGTACGAGCAACTCGCGGCCGAGTGGCTCGACGACTTCGCGGCCCGCGGCGTGACGGCCGTCGGCTTCGGCTACGTCGTGCTGCGTCGACCCGTGGGCCCGGATGCGGTGCGCCTGCTGCGCACCGAAGTGCTCGGCTCCCCGCTCGGCGGCACGCCCACGGGCATCGGCGACCACCTGCTCGCGGGCCTGCGCGCGCACGACCGCATCGCGGCGCTCGACGACGCAGAGCTCGAGACGCTGCGGCTCGAGGTCGCGCCCGACGTGACCGAGGAGCGCCACTACTGGCCGGGGGAGGAGAACCCCACGGTGATCCGCCTGCGGCAGGGCGGCGGCTTCGCGCGCACGATCGACGCGGATGCCGCGCTCGCCGGCCTCGTCGGTGCGAGCGACGGCGACCTCACGGTCGGAGAGATCGTCGGCGCCCTCGCCGACCTGCTCGAGGTCGACGAGGGCGCCCTGCGCGCGCAACTGCTGCCGCAGGTGCGCGAGCTCGTGGTGACGGGGCTGCTCAGCCCTGCGACGGGGTCGCCCGCCGCAGGATGA
- a CDS encoding ABC transporter ATP-binding protein, whose amino-acid sequence MTTIVEARGLTKRYRGITAVDGVDFQLARNTITGLLGRNGAGKTTLMHLLTGQEFATAGSITIAGESPVENPRVLQHTCFIKESQRYPDDFKPKHVFAAAPGFFPNWDAEFARDLATEFRLPVDRRIKKLSRGQLSSVGIIVGLASRAPLTIFDEPYLGLDAIARQAFYDRLLADYAEHPRTVILSTHLIDEVADLLEHALVIDNGRILIDSPVDALRAHAATLAGPAEAVEQAVAGLEVIHRERLGGFVSATVAGITEQAAGAARAAGLEVGPVSLQQLIIRQTGGTPTEHEEVTR is encoded by the coding sequence ATGACCACCATCGTCGAGGCGCGCGGCCTCACGAAGCGCTATCGCGGCATCACGGCCGTCGACGGCGTCGACTTCCAGTTGGCACGCAACACCATCACCGGTCTCCTCGGACGCAACGGCGCCGGCAAGACCACCCTCATGCACCTGCTCACGGGGCAGGAGTTCGCGACCGCCGGCAGCATCACGATCGCCGGCGAGTCGCCCGTCGAGAATCCGCGCGTGCTGCAGCACACGTGCTTCATCAAAGAGAGCCAGCGCTACCCCGACGACTTCAAGCCGAAGCACGTCTTCGCGGCCGCCCCCGGGTTCTTCCCGAACTGGGACGCCGAGTTCGCACGCGACCTGGCCACCGAGTTCCGGCTGCCGGTCGACCGCCGTATCAAGAAGCTCTCGCGCGGTCAGCTGTCGAGCGTCGGCATCATCGTCGGCCTCGCCTCGCGCGCGCCCCTCACGATCTTCGACGAGCCCTACCTCGGGCTCGACGCGATCGCGCGCCAGGCGTTCTACGACCGACTGCTCGCCGACTACGCCGAGCACCCCCGAACGGTCATCCTCTCGACGCACCTCATCGACGAGGTCGCCGATCTGCTCGAACACGCGCTCGTGATCGACAATGGCCGCATCCTCATCGATTCGCCCGTGGATGCCCTCCGCGCCCACGCCGCCACCCTCGCCGGCCCGGCCGAGGCCGTCGAGCAGGCGGTCGCGGGCCTCGAGGTGATCCACCGCGAGCGCTTGGGCGGATTCGTCAGCGCGACCGTCGCGGGCATCACCGAGCAGGCCGCGGGCGCGGCGCGAGCCGCCGGCCTCGAGGTCGGGCCCGTCTCGCTGCAGCAGCTCATCATCCGTCAGACCGGGGGCACCCCCACCGAGCACGAGGAGGTCACGCGATGA
- a CDS encoding GntR family transcriptional regulator, which translates to MDDGRPIFLQIAELIENQVIDGSLAEGAQVPSINEVAAFHRINPATALKGISLLVDAGVLYKRRGIGMFVADGARDRLLADRRERFAAEYVHPLVIEARALGLTTDHLIEMIRKGTP; encoded by the coding sequence GTGGACGACGGTCGACCGATCTTCCTCCAGATCGCCGAGCTGATCGAGAACCAGGTGATCGACGGCTCGCTCGCCGAGGGCGCCCAGGTGCCCTCGATCAATGAGGTCGCGGCGTTCCATCGCATCAATCCCGCGACGGCACTCAAAGGCATCAGCCTGCTCGTCGACGCGGGGGTGCTCTACAAGCGCCGCGGCATCGGCATGTTCGTCGCCGACGGCGCGCGCGATCGGCTGCTGGCCGATCGTCGCGAACGCTTCGCCGCCGAGTACGTGCACCCGCTCGTCATCGAGGCGCGGGCGCTGGGCCTCACCACCGACCACCTGATCGAGATGATCCGAAAGGGCACCCCATGA